The genomic stretch CGATCAACGTCGTCTCCGAAACGATCACGACCCATGAGTACGAGGCCAGGGTCCTGGCCAAGGCCTTCGGGGAGATCACGGGCATCCAGGTCAATCACGACCTGATCCAGGAAGGAGACGTGATCGAGAAGCTGCAGACCCAGATGCAATCCGGTCGCAATATCTTCGACGCCTATGTGAACGATACGGACTTGATCGGAACCCACTTCCGCTATGGCCGAGCGGTCTCGCTCTCGGAGTTCATGGAGGGCGAAGGAAAGGCGGTCACGAATCCAGGGCTGGATGTGGAGGACTTCATCGGCAAGAGCTTCGGCACCGGCCCCGACGGGCAGCTCTACCAGCTTCCGGACCAGCAGTTCGCCAACCTCTACTGGTTCCGCCACGACTGGTTCCAGAGCGAGGATCTGCGCAAGCGCTTTCTCGAGCTCTATGGCTACGAGTTGGGTGTCCCCGTCAACTGGTCGGCCTACCAGGACATCGCCGAGTTCTTCAGCGTGCACGTGAAGGAGATCGACGGCGTTCGCGTGTACGGACACATGGACTACGGAAAGAAGGATCCTTCCCTGGGCTGGCGCTTCACGGATGCGTGGCTCTCGATGGCGGGCGCGGGCGATGCAGGGATACCGAATGGCAAACCCGTGGATGAGTGGGGAATCCGCGTCGAGGGCTGCCAGCCAGTGGGCTCGAGTGTCGCGCGGGGTGGCGCAACGAATGGCCCGGCCGCAGTCTTCGCCCTGACGCGCTACATCGATTGGTTGAAGCGTTTCGCGCCGCCGGAAGCCGCGGGCATGACCTTCTCCGAGGCCGGGCCCGTACCCGCCCAGGGCCAGGTGGCCCAACAGATCTTCTGGTACACGACCTTCACGGCGGACATGACCCGGCCCGGCATCGCGGTGATGAACGATGACGGCACGCCGCGCTGGCGGATGGCGCCGTCGCCGCGAGGGCCGTACTGGGAAGAGGGCATGAAGCTCGGCTATCAGGACGCGGGAGCCTGGACGCTGCTGAAGAGCACACCGCTGGAACGCCGGAAAGCCGCCTGGCTCTATGCCCAGTTCACCGTATCCAAGACGGTCTCCCTGAAGAAGACCCTGGAAGGGCTGACGCCGATCCGCGAATCCGATCTCGCCTCGGAGGCCATGACCGAAGCGGCCCCGCGCCTTGGCGGATTGGTCGAGTTCTACCGCAGCCCGGCGCGTCTGGCGTGGACGCCGACGGGTACGAACGTGCCGGACTACCCGAAGCTCGCTCAACTCTGGTGGCAGAACGTCGCCGAGGCCGTATCCGGTGAACGCACACCCCAGCAGGCACTCGACTCGTTGGCAGCCCAGCAGGATCGCGTACTCAAGCGCCTGGAGCGCGCCAAGGTGCAGGGGGAATGCGGCCCGAAGCTCGGCCCCGAGATCGATCCTTCCATCTGGTTCGCGAAGCCCGGGGCGCCAAAGCCAGAGCTCGCGAACGAGAAGCCGAAGGGCGAAACCGTGCGCTACGAGGAACTGATCGCGGCATGGCGGGAGGGCAGGGCGCGGTAATCCTCAATGAACATCGCCGTCTTCCGAGCTAGCGTT from bacterium encodes the following:
- a CDS encoding carbohydrate ABC transporter substrate-binding protein, with product MMGRMLGLLFALVFVSAASADEREAAAAKWVDEEFSPSTLDREAQLAELAWFRKAAEPFRGMTINVVSETITTHEYEARVLAKAFGEITGIQVNHDLIQEGDVIEKLQTQMQSGRNIFDAYVNDTDLIGTHFRYGRAVSLSEFMEGEGKAVTNPGLDVEDFIGKSFGTGPDGQLYQLPDQQFANLYWFRHDWFQSEDLRKRFLELYGYELGVPVNWSAYQDIAEFFSVHVKEIDGVRVYGHMDYGKKDPSLGWRFTDAWLSMAGAGDAGIPNGKPVDEWGIRVEGCQPVGSSVARGGATNGPAAVFALTRYIDWLKRFAPPEAAGMTFSEAGPVPAQGQVAQQIFWYTTFTADMTRPGIAVMNDDGTPRWRMAPSPRGPYWEEGMKLGYQDAGAWTLLKSTPLERRKAAWLYAQFTVSKTVSLKKTLEGLTPIRESDLASEAMTEAAPRLGGLVEFYRSPARLAWTPTGTNVPDYPKLAQLWWQNVAEAVSGERTPQQALDSLAAQQDRVLKRLERAKVQGECGPKLGPEIDPSIWFAKPGAPKPELANEKPKGETVRYEELIAAWREGRAR